TCGTCGTTCGGGGCCACCTGCATAGCGAGCGGCTGGTTGAGGTTGGCCACCTGCGTCAGCCCCACCCGGGCGTCGGCGAGCGACGGTCCGGGAGCCGGGGTCGGACGCGGCGCGGTGATCCGGCCGGTGGATCGGCTCGCCCCCGGCGACCCCTCCGGGGGCGCCTCGGTCTCCAGGGGGTCCGGTGTGGCGTCGCTGAGATCCGGGCTCGCCTGGATGCGCCGGGCGTCGTCCGTCTGAGGCTCCCCGCGGCCACAGGCGGCCGTGACGAGCGCGAGCAGACAGCAGGCGGTGGCCACACGGACTCGGGTCATCACCTGTCCAACGCTACCGCGGGCCGGCCGGTTTCATGCGAGGGACGTGGTGACGGGCGCGTGGTCACTGCGGCCGGACGCCTCGTAGGCCGAGATGTCCGCCTCGTGCTGAAGGGTCAGGCCGATGTCGTCCAGTCCGTTGACGAGGCGGTGCTTCACGTCCGGATCGATGTCGAAGCGCACCTCCCGGCCCGCGAACGTCACCGTCTGGGCGCGGAGGTCGATCCTGGCCTCGCCCGCGTCCATGAGCTCGGTCACGACGTCCTCGGGCAGGACCACCGGGAGGAGGCCAACCTTCGTGCAGTTGCCGTGGAAGATGTCGGCGAAGCTG
This genomic window from Actinomycetota bacterium contains:
- the leuD gene encoding 3-isopropylmalate dehydratase small subunit — its product is GEITLEPNPILVAGRNFGCGSSREHAPWALQDFGFRAIVAPSFADIFHGNCTKVGLLPVVLPEDVVTELMDAGEARIDLRAQTVTFAGREVRFDIDPDVKHRLVNGLDDIGLTLQHEADISAYEASGRSDHAPVTTSLA